In Bacillus sp. FJAT-45037, the following are encoded in one genomic region:
- the dapF gene encoding diaminopimelate epimerase, with the protein MKFTKMHGLGNSYIYVDLFQQSLKEEDLGPLAIEVADKNKGIGSDGMILICPSEKAAVKMRVFNNDGSEAKNCGNGLRCVAKFAYEHKYVDEKTFQIETLGGLVEATVHTEDERVHTVTVNMGQPHLSRQSLPMIGPASIEVVNESFQINEEELFLTAVSMGNPHGVFFVKDITTAPVDRLGPFIEKDPRFPEWINVEFVEVVSENELHFRVWERGSGITQACGTGACAAVVAAILNDHSKKGEKVVVHLLGGDLEIEWNEAGDVLMTGAAEVICEGVFERK; encoded by the coding sequence ATGAAATTCACTAAAATGCATGGACTTGGTAATAGTTACATTTATGTTGATCTCTTTCAACAATCATTAAAAGAAGAAGATTTAGGCCCACTTGCGATTGAGGTCGCAGATAAGAATAAAGGGATTGGTTCAGACGGGATGATTTTAATCTGTCCATCTGAAAAAGCTGCTGTAAAAATGCGTGTGTTTAATAATGACGGTTCAGAAGCAAAAAATTGTGGAAATGGTCTTCGTTGTGTCGCGAAATTTGCATACGAGCATAAGTACGTGGACGAAAAGACCTTTCAAATTGAGACACTAGGCGGACTGGTAGAAGCAACCGTTCACACAGAAGACGAACGCGTTCATACCGTCACAGTGAACATGGGACAACCTCATCTATCGCGCCAAAGTCTGCCTATGATTGGACCCGCGAGTATTGAAGTTGTAAACGAGTCTTTCCAAATCAATGAAGAAGAGCTATTTTTAACCGCTGTATCGATGGGTAACCCGCACGGAGTCTTCTTTGTTAAGGATATTACGACAGCGCCAGTTGATCGATTAGGTCCTTTTATCGAGAAAGATCCACGTTTCCCTGAGTGGATAAACGTCGAATTTGTCGAAGTGGTTAGTGAAAATGAGCTTCATTTTAGAGTGTGGGAACGAGGTTCTGGTATTACCCAAGCTTGTGGAACAGGCGCATGTGCCGCTGTTGTAGCAGCCATCTTAAATGATCACTCGAAAAAAGGAGAGAAGGTTGTTGTTCATTTATTAGGAGGCGACCTCGAAATAGAATGGAATGAAGCAGGCGATGTACTAATGACAGGAGCTGCAGAAGTCATTTGTGAAGGGGTATTTGAACGAAAATAA
- a CDS encoding YuzD family protein: MKEITLVVYGAEEKCASCINLPTAYETKEWLEAALNRKYPQEAISVEYVDIHGVNPDHHHAYIQAILDDEYFYPLIVLDGEVIAEGNPRLKAIYEKIEAIKS, from the coding sequence ATGAAGGAGATTACACTCGTTGTATATGGGGCTGAGGAAAAGTGCGCAAGCTGTATTAACTTACCGACAGCCTACGAAACGAAAGAATGGCTCGAAGCAGCGCTTAATAGAAAATATCCACAAGAGGCAATTAGTGTTGAATATGTAGACATACATGGTGTGAATCCAGATCATCATCACGCGTATATCCAAGCTATTCTCGATGATGAATATTTTTATCCGTTGATTGTGTTAGATGGAGAAGTCATAGCAGAAGGAAATCCGAGATTAAAAGCCATTTATGAGAAAATCGAAGCGATAAAATCATAA
- a CDS encoding NAD(P)/FAD-dependent oxidoreductase, translating into MINNEKTMYDITIIGGGPTGLFAAFYAGMRQAKVKIIESMPQLGGQLSALYPEKYIYDVAGFPKVKAQDLVDGLAKQAQQFNPNIVLSQSVTNVEKQEDETFKIKTDKEEHYSKAIIITAGVGAFQPRRLEVEGATEYEGKNLHYFINDLTSFTGKRVLICGGGDSALDWSLMLEPLAKEVTLIHRRDKFRAHEHSVELLNNSSVKVMTPFGIKELHGDGEAIHQVTLQEVKGEREETLDVDAVIVNFGFVSSLGPIKQWGLEIEKNSIVVNSKMETNIKGIYSAGDVCTYDGKVKLIATGFGEAPTAVNNAKAYIDPNAKVHPGHSTSLF; encoded by the coding sequence GAATGCGACAAGCAAAAGTAAAGATTATTGAAAGCATGCCACAACTCGGCGGTCAACTATCAGCCTTGTATCCCGAGAAGTATATTTATGATGTGGCAGGGTTCCCTAAAGTAAAGGCCCAAGATCTCGTTGATGGACTTGCTAAACAAGCGCAGCAATTCAACCCTAACATTGTGTTAAGCCAATCGGTAACGAATGTGGAAAAACAAGAAGATGAGACATTTAAGATTAAAACAGATAAAGAAGAACATTATTCAAAAGCCATTATTATAACAGCAGGCGTAGGCGCATTCCAACCTCGTCGCTTAGAAGTAGAAGGTGCGACTGAATATGAAGGCAAAAATCTTCATTACTTCATTAATGATTTAACAAGCTTCACAGGTAAGCGTGTATTGATTTGTGGAGGCGGAGATTCAGCTCTGGACTGGTCACTTATGCTCGAACCTTTAGCAAAAGAAGTGACGTTGATCCACCGTAGAGACAAATTTCGCGCTCATGAACATAGTGTAGAATTATTAAACAACTCCTCCGTCAAAGTCATGACTCCTTTTGGCATTAAAGAATTACATGGCGACGGAGAAGCGATCCATCAAGTCACTCTTCAAGAAGTCAAAGGCGAACGAGAAGAGACGTTAGATGTCGACGCCGTAATCGTAAACTTTGGTTTCGTCTCCTCACTTGGACCAATTAAGCAATGGGGTCTTGAGATTGAGAAAAATTCGATCGTCGTCAATTCAAAAATGGAAACCAATATTAAAGGCATCTATTCTGCCGGAGATGTTTGTACGTATGACGGCAAAGTAAAGTTGATTGCAACTGGATTTGGTGAAGCACCGACGGCTGTCAACAATGCTAAAGCCTATATTGATCCCAATGCAAAGGTCCACCCTGGTCATAGCACAAGCTTGTTTTAA
- the thrC gene encoding threonine synthase, whose product MSQWRGLLEEYKEFLPVNDQTPLLSLREGNTPLIPLESLSKEWGVELYVKVEGANPTGSFKDRGMVMAVAKAKEAGSDTIICASTGNTSAAAAAYGARAGMRCIVVIPEGKIALGKLAQAVMYGAEVIEIKGNFDHALEIVRTISETEPVTLVNSVNPYRIEGQKTAAFEVCDALGQAPDVLAIPVGNAGNITAYWKGFVEYNEKKGTGLPEMRGFEAEGAAAIVRNEVIEEPETVATAIRIGNPASWSQAVTAANDSNGAIDYVTDDEILEAYQLLAQREGVFAEPASCASLAGVKKQLASGQLKKGAKIVCVLTGNGLKDPATAMDTVAVKPVVLPNDKDVFLTHIKGGVTS is encoded by the coding sequence ATGAGTCAATGGAGAGGGTTACTGGAAGAGTACAAAGAATTCTTGCCGGTAAATGATCAAACACCTTTATTATCACTACGAGAAGGAAATACGCCATTGATTCCACTCGAAAGCCTATCAAAAGAATGGGGCGTTGAACTTTATGTGAAAGTAGAAGGGGCTAACCCCACAGGTTCTTTTAAAGATCGAGGCATGGTGATGGCGGTCGCTAAAGCGAAAGAGGCTGGGAGCGATACGATTATATGCGCATCGACTGGTAATACATCAGCGGCTGCCGCTGCGTATGGTGCTCGTGCTGGCATGAGGTGTATTGTCGTTATTCCAGAGGGGAAAATCGCCCTTGGTAAGCTAGCTCAAGCCGTTATGTACGGAGCTGAGGTCATTGAGATCAAAGGGAATTTCGATCATGCATTAGAAATTGTGCGCACAATTAGTGAAACGGAGCCTGTCACATTAGTAAACTCAGTCAATCCCTATCGAATTGAGGGCCAAAAAACAGCTGCATTTGAAGTATGTGACGCACTTGGTCAAGCTCCAGATGTGTTAGCGATTCCTGTTGGCAATGCGGGCAATATTACAGCGTATTGGAAAGGGTTTGTTGAATACAACGAGAAAAAAGGAACAGGACTTCCTGAGATGCGTGGATTTGAGGCGGAAGGGGCAGCTGCAATTGTCCGGAATGAAGTCATTGAAGAACCGGAAACGGTAGCTACTGCGATTCGTATCGGCAACCCAGCAAGCTGGTCTCAAGCAGTAACCGCAGCGAATGATTCAAACGGAGCGATTGACTATGTGACTGATGATGAAATCCTAGAAGCATATCAGTTGCTCGCTCAACGTGAAGGTGTTTTTGCAGAGCCTGCTTCTTGTGCCTCTCTTGCAGGAGTGAAAAAACAATTAGCATCAGGACAATTGAAGAAGGGAGCGAAGATTGTCTGTGTTCTCACTGGCAATGGCTTAAAGGATCCTGCAACAGCCATGGATACGGTCGCTGTAAAACCCGTCGTTCTTCCTAATGACAAAGATGTATTCTTAACCCATATTAAGGGAGGCGTTACATCGTGA
- a CDS encoding L-lactate dehydrogenase gives MISELKSMKVVLIGAGSVGSSYAFSLLNQGFVRDLVIIDLNHDKAAGDAIDLLHGIPFSSPMNIWAGTYEDCKDADLVVNCAGSNQGPGETRLDLLERNAKIFKNITESVMKSGFKGMFLIATNPVDVLTYATWKYSGLPSHRVIGSGTVLDTARFRYALADRFEVDARNVHAYILGEHGDSSLPVYSHATIGGKPLADYRDARKPSDKELEKIFVGVRDAAYDIIQKKGSTYYGIAMGLARITKAITKNENSILPVSALLEGQYGHDDVCIGVPAVINSNGIREVLELNLTEKEQKQFDASADVLKRSIKQIFH, from the coding sequence ATGATTAGTGAATTGAAAAGCATGAAAGTCGTCTTGATTGGTGCAGGTTCTGTTGGCTCAAGTTATGCCTTTTCTTTATTAAACCAAGGTTTTGTCAGGGATCTTGTCATTATTGATCTTAACCATGACAAAGCTGCAGGTGATGCAATCGACCTTCTTCACGGCATTCCGTTTTCTTCCCCGATGAATATTTGGGCGGGAACATACGAAGATTGTAAGGATGCCGATTTAGTCGTTAACTGTGCAGGGTCAAATCAAGGACCTGGGGAGACGCGGCTTGACCTCCTTGAAAGAAATGCAAAAATCTTTAAAAACATTACAGAATCAGTGATGAAATCTGGTTTTAAAGGGATGTTTTTAATCGCAACAAATCCAGTTGATGTGCTAACTTATGCGACGTGGAAGTATTCTGGACTACCATCTCATCGTGTGATTGGGTCTGGTACAGTATTAGATACAGCGAGATTTCGTTACGCCCTTGCTGATCGATTTGAAGTCGATGCCCGAAATGTTCATGCATACATATTAGGGGAACATGGAGATTCTTCTCTTCCTGTCTACAGTCATGCGACCATTGGTGGAAAACCATTAGCTGATTACCGAGATGCTAGAAAACCTTCGGATAAAGAGTTAGAGAAAATCTTTGTCGGCGTTCGTGATGCTGCCTATGATATTATCCAGAAAAAAGGATCGACGTATTACGGGATCGCGATGGGGCTAGCACGTATTACGAAAGCGATCACGAAAAATGAAAATTCAATTTTACCAGTATCCGCACTTCTTGAAGGGCAGTATGGGCATGATGATGTGTGTATTGGTGTGCCGGCGGTTATCAATTCAAATGGGATCCGTGAAGTACTTGAATTAAACTTAACAGAAAAAGAGCAAAAGCAATTCGATGCTTCAGCAGATGTATTGAAGCGATCGATCAAGCAAATCTTTCATTGA
- a CDS encoding HesB/IscA family protein, with translation MITLTEAAVSQIKEMMKAEDQEGLKLRVGVKGGGCSGLSYGMGFDTEKTEEDTLLEINGLPILIDSESVGIIKGVVIDYKQNMMGGGFTIDNPNAIASCGCGSSFRTAANAGTPEDC, from the coding sequence ATGATTACGTTAACGGAAGCGGCAGTAAGCCAAATTAAAGAAATGATGAAAGCAGAAGATCAAGAAGGTCTGAAGCTTCGTGTTGGAGTTAAAGGCGGCGGCTGTAGCGGCTTGTCCTATGGAATGGGTTTTGATACCGAGAAGACAGAAGAAGATACCTTACTTGAGATCAACGGACTCCCTATCTTAATTGATAGTGAGAGTGTAGGGATTATCAAGGGTGTCGTGATTGATTATAAGCAGAACATGATGGGTGGCGGGTTCACAATTGATAACCCGAATGCGATTGCATCATGTGGATGCGGATCTTCATTTAGAACAGCAGCGAATGCTGGAACACCTGAAGATTGCTAA
- a CDS encoding NifU family protein, whose protein sequence is MDFFCVGYYNISRKGLLIMTTSTEMLEQVQEVLDKLRPFLLRDGGDVELVEIEDGIVKVRLLGACGSCPSSTITLKAGIERALLEEVPGVKEIEQVF, encoded by the coding sequence ATGGATTTTTTTTGCGTTGGCTATTATAATATAAGTAGAAAGGGGTTGTTAATAATGACAACAAGTACTGAAATGTTAGAGCAAGTACAGGAAGTATTAGATAAGCTTCGTCCTTTCTTGCTTCGTGATGGCGGAGATGTTGAGCTTGTAGAGATCGAGGATGGTATCGTTAAGGTTCGTCTTCTAGGAGCATGTGGCTCTTGCCCAAGTTCAACCATTACGCTTAAAGCAGGAATTGAACGCGCATTACTTGAAGAAGTTCCTGGCGTAAAAGAAATAGAGCAAGTATTTTAA
- a CDS encoding NAD(P)/FAD-dependent oxidoreductase gives MKKLVLLGAGYGNMRILQRLLPNDLPEDVEITLIDRLPYHCLKTEYYALAAGTVADHHLRVQFPEDSRLTIKYETVSDIHLNERTVELSNGEFVPYDSLIIGLGCEDKYHGVPGANEHTYGVQTMGATRRTYEALNNVRPEGVVSIVGAGLSGVELASELRESRPDLSIKLFDRGEIILSMFPLRLSTYVQNWFIDHGVEVINKSNITKVDEDSLYNHDERIESDAIIWTAGIQPVEVVRNLDVEKDKQGRVLLTPQHFLPSDENIFVVGDCASLPHAPSAQLAEGQAEQIVTILKKQWNNEPLPEELPRIKLKGVLGSLGKKHGFGLMGERTLLGRVPRVLKSGVLWMYKHHSGN, from the coding sequence ATGAAAAAACTTGTCCTTTTAGGTGCTGGTTATGGGAATATGCGCATTTTACAGCGTTTACTACCTAATGACCTTCCAGAAGATGTTGAAATTACTTTAATTGACCGACTTCCTTATCATTGTTTAAAGACTGAATACTATGCTCTTGCTGCCGGAACAGTAGCTGATCACCATTTACGTGTCCAATTTCCAGAAGATTCTCGTCTAACGATTAAGTATGAAACCGTTTCAGACATTCATTTAAACGAACGCACAGTCGAACTTAGCAATGGTGAATTCGTTCCCTATGACTCATTAATTATTGGGCTAGGTTGCGAAGATAAGTACCACGGTGTTCCAGGAGCCAATGAACATACATATGGGGTTCAAACAATGGGCGCGACACGACGTACGTACGAAGCATTAAACAACGTCCGTCCAGAAGGTGTCGTTTCGATTGTTGGTGCAGGGCTTAGTGGCGTAGAACTCGCGAGTGAACTTCGTGAAAGCCGACCAGACCTTTCGATTAAATTATTTGACCGAGGCGAGATCATCTTATCCATGTTCCCTCTTCGCTTAAGTACGTATGTTCAAAATTGGTTTATCGACCATGGGGTAGAAGTAATCAACAAATCAAACATTACCAAAGTTGACGAAGATTCACTTTACAACCATGATGAACGCATCGAAAGTGATGCAATCATCTGGACAGCAGGTATTCAACCTGTCGAAGTCGTTCGTAATCTTGATGTTGAAAAAGATAAACAAGGGCGTGTTCTATTAACTCCGCAACATTTCTTACCATCAGATGAGAATATCTTTGTTGTCGGTGACTGTGCGAGCCTTCCCCATGCCCCAAGTGCTCAACTTGCGGAAGGCCAAGCCGAGCAGATTGTAACGATCCTTAAAAAACAATGGAACAACGAACCCCTTCCAGAAGAATTACCACGCATCAAACTAAAAGGCGTGCTCGGCTCCCTTGGTAAAAAACACGGCTTCGGCCTAATGGGTGAACGCACCCTCCTAGGCCGCGTCCCACGCGTACTAAAAAGCGGCGTACTATGGATGTACAAACACCACTCAGGGAATTAG
- the thrB gene encoding homoserine kinase, whose amino-acid sequence MNQEPVMITVPGSTANLGPGFDSVGLAVDRYLTLIVKPAEKWLFTSSSPDLADVPTDEQNLIYKVARHVADTYEETLAPCEVEMTSDIPLTRGLGSSAAAIVAGIELANQQMGNRLSVEEKVRLASLWEGHPDNVAASIYGGLVVGTHTEESTHVLYGGVPEVDLVIVVPKHELLTKKARGVLPESLPFKEAVRGSSVANVLVSALLQRNYQAAGEMMSADVFHHPYRQELVPHLDEVIRVVKTETKAYGAALSGAGPTVFCLAPLHEGPSVQNVLQRFFPEFEVSVLPPAKHGIQVREPSFLKEA is encoded by the coding sequence GTGAATCAAGAGCCTGTAATGATCACGGTGCCAGGGAGTACAGCAAATCTTGGACCGGGCTTCGATTCTGTAGGTCTTGCTGTCGATCGCTATTTGACACTCATTGTGAAGCCTGCGGAGAAATGGTTATTCACATCATCGTCACCTGACTTAGCCGATGTGCCAACAGACGAGCAAAACTTAATTTATAAAGTAGCTCGTCATGTCGCCGATACGTATGAGGAGACACTTGCTCCATGTGAAGTGGAGATGACGAGTGATATTCCACTAACACGAGGGTTAGGAAGTAGTGCAGCTGCAATTGTAGCCGGAATCGAATTAGCTAATCAACAAATGGGAAATCGTTTATCTGTTGAAGAAAAAGTTCGGTTAGCGAGTCTATGGGAAGGTCATCCTGATAATGTCGCTGCTTCTATTTACGGCGGGTTAGTTGTAGGAACGCACACAGAGGAGTCCACCCATGTGTTATATGGGGGCGTTCCCGAAGTAGACCTCGTTATCGTTGTACCAAAACATGAATTGCTAACGAAAAAAGCAAGAGGGGTTTTACCTGAATCGCTCCCTTTTAAAGAGGCTGTGAGAGGAAGTAGTGTGGCAAATGTTCTAGTTTCAGCGCTTTTGCAACGAAATTATCAAGCTGCTGGTGAGATGATGAGTGCTGATGTGTTTCATCATCCATATCGTCAAGAACTCGTGCCACATTTAGATGAGGTCATTCGTGTCGTCAAGACTGAAACAAAAGCCTACGGGGCAGCGTTAAGTGGTGCTGGGCCGACTGTTTTCTGTTTAGCTCCACTTCATGAAGGTCCCAGTGTCCAAAATGTATTACAGCGATTTTTCCCTGAATTTGAAGTCAGTGTTCTTCCGCCTGCTAAGCATGGAATACAAGTACGTGAACCTAGCTTTTTAAAAGAAGCGTAG
- a CDS encoding transcriptional regulator SplA domain-containing protein, which produces MLDVNELQEGQQVYVIYRNPHTPTVSAIQEATIAFDPMNPGQMSLVLFDYYHPIEDDDAIFASYDEAEASFDQYLM; this is translated from the coding sequence ATGCTTGATGTGAATGAGCTACAAGAAGGTCAGCAGGTGTATGTGATTTATCGTAATCCGCACACACCGACTGTTTCTGCGATCCAAGAAGCAACCATTGCATTCGATCCAATGAACCCAGGACAGATGTCGCTTGTTTTATTTGACTATTATCATCCAATTGAAGATGATGATGCGATTTTTGCTTCCTATGACGAAGCAGAGGCTTCCTTTGATCAATACTTAATGTGA
- the mqnE gene encoding aminofutalosine synthase MqnE, whose amino-acid sequence MTTILTDTKLQDIARKVQNGDRLTIEDGLYLYDSPDLLGIAQLANQVNYRKNGDNVYFIQNMYINPTNVCEANCGFCGFKRKPGEEGAYTMDSEALLKYVEERWNDNIREFHIVGGHNHEVPFDYYLDTIRTLKKHYPQVTVKAYTGAEIEFFARISGLTMKEVLQELIKAGLDTLPGGGAEILTERYRLKMSPDKASTDQWLEAHEIAHNLGLKTHATMLYGSIETKEERLIHMDRLRQLQDRTNGFMVFIPLAMQPRSINAGLKRRTTAYDDMRTLAISRLMLDNFDHIKAYWINIGVQLTQMALTFGSSDIHGTLIEERISHSVGALTSQGITRDELIHLIKSANKIPVERDTFYNTIKTY is encoded by the coding sequence ATGACAACAATCCTTACTGATACAAAATTACAAGATATTGCAAGAAAAGTCCAAAATGGGGATCGCCTAACAATAGAAGACGGTCTTTATTTATATGACTCACCAGACCTTCTAGGAATTGCTCAACTAGCCAATCAAGTGAACTACCGTAAAAATGGAGACAATGTCTATTTCATTCAAAATATGTACATTAACCCGACCAATGTATGTGAAGCAAACTGTGGCTTCTGCGGCTTTAAGCGTAAGCCGGGTGAAGAAGGTGCTTACACGATGGATAGTGAAGCTCTTCTTAAATATGTAGAAGAGCGTTGGAATGATAACATCCGCGAATTTCATATCGTAGGTGGTCACAATCATGAGGTACCATTTGATTATTACCTCGATACCATTCGCACATTAAAAAAACATTATCCTCAAGTAACGGTAAAAGCCTACACGGGAGCAGAAATTGAATTTTTCGCCCGTATTTCTGGTTTAACAATGAAAGAGGTTCTTCAAGAATTGATTAAAGCTGGATTGGACACACTTCCTGGTGGCGGAGCGGAGATCTTAACCGAACGCTACCGTCTTAAGATGAGCCCAGATAAGGCTTCAACTGATCAATGGCTAGAAGCGCATGAAATCGCTCATAATCTTGGACTAAAAACGCATGCTACGATGTTGTATGGTTCAATCGAAACAAAAGAAGAACGATTGATTCACATGGATCGTCTCCGTCAGCTTCAAGATCGTACGAATGGGTTCATGGTGTTTATCCCACTCGCTATGCAGCCGCGTAGCATCAATGCAGGCTTAAAACGTCGAACCACTGCTTATGATGATATGAGAACACTTGCCATTAGTCGTTTAATGCTTGATAATTTCGATCACATTAAAGCCTACTGGATTAACATCGGTGTTCAACTAACACAAATGGCTTTAACATTCGGCTCAAGTGATATTCATGGTACATTGATTGAAGAACGCATTTCTCACTCTGTCGGTGCTCTAACATCACAAGGTATTACTCGCGATGAACTTATTCACTTAATCAAAAGTGCAAATAAGATCCCCGTTGAGCGTGACACATTCTATAACACGATTAAAACATACTAA
- a CDS encoding aspartyl-phosphate phosphatase Spo0E family protein, whose product MNTLMTYEACLEKIEKLREKMMNAAKKYGMSHPLVLDYSQELDRAHNVAMFFHDSNNQSTERTASFF is encoded by the coding sequence ATGAACACATTAATGACGTATGAAGCATGTCTTGAAAAAATTGAAAAATTACGTGAGAAGATGATGAATGCAGCAAAAAAATACGGCATGTCTCACCCTCTCGTCTTAGATTATAGTCAAGAACTGGACCGGGCGCATAACGTGGCGATGTTTTTCCATGATTCAAATAATCAGTCTACCGAGAGGACAGCTTCTTTCTTTTGA
- a CDS encoding YuzB family protein, whose translation MRPIIEFCLSNLASGSQKAMEELERDPNLDIIEYGCLGNCGSCAVTPFALVNGEYIAGETNEELVENIYTYLEENPMF comes from the coding sequence ATGCGTCCGATTATTGAATTTTGTTTAAGTAACCTTGCAAGTGGTTCGCAAAAGGCGATGGAAGAACTTGAACGTGATCCAAACCTAGACATTATTGAGTATGGTTGTCTAGGGAATTGTGGAAGTTGTGCAGTCACTCCGTTTGCCCTTGTGAATGGTGAATATATAGCTGGTGAAACAAACGAAGAACTCGTTGAAAATATTTACACCTACTTAGAAGAAAATCCAATGTTTTAA
- a CDS encoding SDR family NAD(P)-dependent oxidoreductase encodes MRTVIITGATSGIGKSTVHRFAKEGDHVIAVGRNQQKGTQLIKEIDSLGYRGNVDFFQANVASEQEVEALYKELAMTFSRIDSLVNNAGIARPGVGNIQRIEEMEWDDVFQTNVKAAFFMMKHGLRSMNYKTGASIINIAAAAGVTNFPPALAAYSASKAALVSLTKTMAVRYAKQKIRINSISPGPVDTPLAHWLYGGEEAFLKASSKHPRGSSASPEEIAGIVYFLASKDASYVTGHNLIADGGYSLK; translated from the coding sequence ATGAGGACGGTGATTATTACCGGTGCAACGTCAGGTATCGGAAAGTCAACAGTTCATCGATTTGCTAAAGAAGGTGATCATGTTATTGCCGTCGGAAGAAATCAACAGAAGGGCACTCAGTTAATAAAAGAAATTGACTCGTTAGGCTATAGAGGGAACGTCGATTTTTTTCAAGCGAATGTCGCGTCAGAACAAGAAGTGGAAGCTCTCTATAAAGAATTGGCCATGACGTTTTCACGTATTGATAGCCTAGTTAATAACGCGGGCATAGCGAGGCCTGGAGTAGGGAATATTCAACGAATTGAAGAGATGGAATGGGATGATGTCTTTCAAACGAATGTAAAGGCAGCTTTTTTTATGATGAAACATGGGTTGCGGAGCATGAATTATAAAACGGGCGCTTCGATTATTAACATCGCCGCAGCAGCTGGTGTGACGAACTTCCCTCCAGCCTTAGCAGCATACAGTGCCTCAAAAGCAGCGCTTGTCTCCTTAACAAAAACGATGGCAGTTCGGTATGCAAAGCAAAAGATCCGAATCAACTCGATTTCTCCTGGTCCTGTGGATACCCCGTTGGCTCATTGGTTATACGGAGGAGAGGAAGCTTTTTTAAAAGCGAGTTCAAAACATCCAAGAGGAAGTAGTGCAAGCCCAGAAGAAATAGCAGGCATTGTTTATTTTTTAGCTTCAAAAGACGCCTCTTATGTAACCGGTCATAATCTAATTGCCGATGGAGGATACTCTTTAAAATAA